A part of Mycolicibacterium sp. TUM20985 genomic DNA contains:
- a CDS encoding 5-formyltetrahydrofolate cyclo-ligase yields the protein MQATKAELRTAILSARRGVATEVRRAESDALRAYVAELAQPGTTMCAYVPVGSEPGSPAMLDALLVAGAKVLLPVARDDEHGRPMPLSWGEFRGELVAAPFGLREPPPPWLPAAAIGAATAVIVPALAVDRAGVRLGRGAGFYDRSLTLADRAARIIAVVRDDEIVAHLPGESHDVPMTHALTPGRGLIALGGAR from the coding sequence ATGCAGGCGACGAAGGCGGAACTCCGCACCGCCATTCTGTCGGCTCGCCGCGGCGTTGCCACCGAGGTGCGCCGCGCCGAGAGCGACGCGCTGCGCGCTTACGTCGCCGAGCTGGCGCAACCGGGAACGACCATGTGTGCCTATGTCCCCGTCGGCTCCGAACCCGGTTCGCCCGCCATGCTCGACGCGCTGTTGGTGGCCGGCGCAAAGGTGCTGCTACCCGTCGCCCGCGACGACGAACACGGCCGCCCGATGCCGCTGAGCTGGGGTGAGTTTCGCGGTGAGCTGGTCGCGGCTCCCTTCGGGCTGCGCGAACCACCCCCGCCCTGGCTACCAGCGGCGGCAATCGGTGCCGCAACGGCGGTCATCGTCCCGGCTCTCGCCGTCGACCGCGCCGGCGTCCGACTCGGCCGGGGCGCGGGCTTCTACGACCGTTCGCTGACGCTGGCGGATCGGGCCGCGCGGATCATCGCCGTGGTCCGCGACGACGAGATCGTCGCCCACCTCCCCGGCGAATCCCACGACGTACCGATGACCCATGCCCTGACTCCCGGTCGTGGCCTGATCGCACTCGGCGGAGCGCGCTAG
- a CDS encoding FmdB family zinc ribbon protein, giving the protein MPTYSYACTECDNRFDAVQAFTDDALTTCPKCSGRLRKLFGSVGVVFKGSGFYRNDSRDTSASTINGSSNSGESSSPSSDKPAEKSADKPAEKSKPAEKTSAGSDKSGSSSGSSGKPSSTAAASS; this is encoded by the coding sequence GTGCCGACCTATTCGTACGCATGTACCGAGTGCGACAACCGCTTCGACGCGGTGCAGGCGTTCACGGACGATGCCCTGACGACGTGCCCGAAGTGCTCGGGCAGGTTGCGCAAGCTCTTCGGCTCCGTGGGCGTGGTCTTCAAGGGCAGTGGTTTCTACCGCAACGACAGCCGCGACACGTCCGCGAGCACCATCAACGGCTCGAGCAATAGCGGTGAATCGTCGTCCCCCTCCTCGGACAAGCCCGCGGAGAAGTCCGCCGACAAGCCCGCCGAGAAGTCGAAGCCGGCGGAGAAGACGTCAGCCGGTTCGGACAAGTCCGGCTCCAGCTCGGGATCCTCGGGCAAGCCGAGCTCCACCGCCGCAGCTTCCAGCTAG
- a CDS encoding GNAT family N-acetyltransferase has product MNLWRSPSLHPGWPKAVGPLRVAAGLVRLRPVRLRDGAVWSHLRLADQAHLEPWEPVAEVNWEARHTLSAWPSICSGLRAEARRGRMLPYAIELDGEFCGQLTIGNVTHGALRSAWIGYWVAKERNGGGVATAALALGLDHGFGPVGLHRIEATVRPENAPSRAVLAKTRFREEGLLKRYLEVDGAWRDHLLVAITVEELAGSATSALVRDGKANWA; this is encoded by the coding sequence ATGAACCTCTGGCGGTCGCCTTCCCTGCATCCCGGCTGGCCGAAGGCCGTTGGCCCGCTGCGGGTAGCCGCGGGTCTGGTTCGGCTGCGCCCGGTCCGGCTGCGCGACGGTGCGGTGTGGAGCCACCTCCGGCTGGCCGATCAGGCTCATCTGGAGCCGTGGGAGCCGGTCGCCGAGGTGAATTGGGAAGCGCGCCACACTCTTTCGGCATGGCCCTCGATCTGCTCCGGTCTACGCGCCGAGGCGCGCAGGGGTCGTATGCTGCCCTATGCGATCGAGCTCGACGGCGAGTTCTGTGGCCAACTCACGATCGGCAACGTGACGCACGGAGCGCTGAGGTCGGCTTGGATCGGGTATTGGGTGGCCAAGGAGCGCAACGGTGGCGGGGTGGCGACGGCTGCGCTGGCGCTGGGGCTCGACCACGGCTTCGGTCCGGTCGGTCTGCACCGGATCGAGGCGACGGTCCGGCCCGAGAATGCGCCGAGCCGAGCCGTGCTGGCCAAGACCCGCTTTCGCGAGGAAGGTCTGTTGAAGCGCTATCTGGAGGTCGACGGGGCGTGGCGGGACCACCTCCTGGTCGCCATCACGGTCGAGGAGCTGGCGGGCTCGGCAACGTCGGCGCTGGTGCGCGACGGAAAGGCAAATTGGGCCTAG
- a CDS encoding aromatic ring-hydroxylating oxygenase subunit alpha, whose amino-acid sequence MLQARRPGEWAEQNSGTGLGLAEVKPGTYKMTIPTDRYTSPEYAARERDAIWMKVWQIAGRVEDLPKVGDWKKYEVHDQSFIIARGKDQKLRGFVNACRHRGNALCITETGNAKRGFLCQYHLWSYDLEGRLRGMLREELVGTIDKADNGLLQVPVDTFAGFIFLNPDPHAAPLREYLGEEVYNLLEPYNIDQFTTVMDVKEAIDCNWKVVMDAFEEGYHINGIHPQLLAVLHINPATARYQFFENHSVAMAPFEVAGAGDRQQVDGMMALPETFPGTVAVIPRFQELLAPYLGEDGNVAFPEGVTARALLQQATREVLTGMGLDVSDLTDNQMVDNQGWVLFPNYFMTVRAGECHVVMAAPHPDGDPNRCIWHVTSYIYLPDEFRDAVRAEAVVVDTPGSHKYFEALQQDYVQMPRQQLGLRNDRLDHISLVKEEVVIAHFHSVLDRYMAEHAK is encoded by the coding sequence GTGTTGCAAGCCAGACGACCCGGTGAATGGGCCGAACAGAATTCCGGAACCGGTCTGGGATTGGCCGAGGTAAAGCCCGGCACGTACAAGATGACGATTCCGACGGATCGTTACACGTCGCCCGAATACGCCGCGCGTGAGCGGGACGCGATCTGGATGAAGGTGTGGCAGATCGCCGGCCGCGTCGAGGATCTCCCGAAAGTCGGCGACTGGAAGAAGTATGAGGTCCACGACCAGTCCTTCATCATTGCGCGTGGAAAGGACCAGAAGCTACGCGGATTCGTCAATGCGTGCCGGCACCGCGGCAACGCGCTCTGCATCACCGAGACCGGCAACGCCAAGCGCGGATTCCTCTGTCAGTATCACCTCTGGTCCTATGACCTCGAGGGCAGACTGCGCGGAATGCTGCGCGAAGAGCTCGTCGGCACCATCGACAAGGCCGACAACGGACTACTCCAGGTGCCGGTCGACACGTTCGCCGGCTTCATCTTCCTCAACCCCGACCCCCACGCCGCACCACTGCGCGAGTACCTGGGGGAGGAGGTCTACAACCTGTTGGAGCCCTACAACATCGACCAGTTCACCACGGTGATGGATGTCAAGGAAGCCATCGACTGCAACTGGAAAGTCGTCATGGACGCCTTCGAAGAGGGCTACCACATCAACGGCATCCATCCCCAGCTGCTCGCGGTGCTGCACATCAACCCGGCGACAGCGCGCTACCAGTTCTTCGAAAACCACAGCGTCGCAATGGCTCCATTTGAGGTGGCTGGCGCCGGCGACCGGCAGCAGGTCGACGGAATGATGGCCCTCCCCGAGACCTTCCCCGGCACGGTCGCGGTAATCCCGCGGTTCCAAGAACTCCTCGCGCCCTACCTGGGCGAGGACGGAAACGTCGCGTTTCCGGAGGGCGTCACTGCCCGCGCACTGCTGCAGCAGGCCACCCGTGAGGTTCTGACCGGCATGGGCCTCGATGTTAGCGACTTGACCGACAATCAGATGGTCGACAACCAGGGCTGGGTGCTGTTCCCCAACTACTTCATGACGGTTCGCGCAGGCGAATGCCACGTGGTCATGGCGGCACCGCACCCCGATGGTGATCCGAACCGGTGCATCTGGCATGTGACCAGTTACATTTATCTGCCGGATGAGTTTCGCGATGCCGTTCGCGCCGAAGCGGTCGTAGTGGATACGCCGGGAAGTCACAAATATTTCGAGGCGCTTCAGCAGGATTACGTGCAGATGCCGCGCCAGCAGCTGGGCTTGCGCAACGACCGGCTCGACCACATCTCGCTGGTCAAGGAGGAAGTCGTCATCGCCCACTTTCATTCAGTGCTCGACCGTTACATGGCAGAGCACGCGAAATAA
- the mscL gene encoding large-conductance mechanosensitive channel protein MscL has product MLKGFKEFLSRGNIVDLSVAVVIGTAFAALVKTFTDAIITPLTSRIGASGTDVGVLQVDIGGGQIIDLNLLISAAINFILVAAVVYFLVVMPYNRLRKKGEVEQAQDTELSLLTEIRNLMKDGTSAETVTGPGTGPSPDTATYTSADR; this is encoded by the coding sequence GTGCTAAAGGGTTTCAAGGAGTTTCTCTCTCGAGGCAACATCGTCGACCTGTCCGTCGCCGTGGTCATCGGCACCGCGTTCGCAGCGCTGGTCAAGACGTTCACCGATGCCATCATCACGCCGCTGACCAGCCGCATCGGTGCCAGCGGTACCGACGTCGGCGTGCTGCAGGTCGATATCGGCGGCGGGCAGATCATCGATCTGAACCTGTTGATCTCCGCGGCCATCAACTTCATCCTGGTGGCCGCGGTCGTGTACTTCCTGGTGGTCATGCCCTACAACCGGCTGCGCAAGAAGGGCGAGGTCGAGCAGGCCCAGGACACCGAGCTGAGCCTGCTCACCGAGATCCGCAATCTCATGAAGGACGGCACCAGCGCCGAGACCGTCACCGGACCCGGCACGGGACCCAGCCCGGACACGGCGACGTACACGAGCGCCGACCGGTAA
- a CDS encoding TetR/AcrR family transcriptional regulator gives MAERWTRERRAEHIRSVLLDAAEEVFARKGLSGAALEDIADVAGFTRGAIYSQFGAKEKLFLAVVERQRQQFLDGFAEVMQSFHTTGDINIDELAIRWRDLSSGTDRAALGYELSLLLLRNPEAREGVAAQRLETIRALGDFIDENVARIGGTLSIPAETLARVVIAASDGITISSHLDGEDLYRPYLQLVMSSILTTTVSTPH, from the coding sequence ATGGCGGAACGTTGGACCCGAGAGCGACGGGCTGAGCACATCCGAAGCGTGCTGTTGGACGCCGCCGAGGAGGTCTTCGCACGCAAGGGGCTGAGCGGTGCTGCGCTGGAGGACATTGCCGACGTCGCGGGATTCACTCGGGGAGCGATCTATTCGCAGTTCGGCGCCAAGGAAAAGCTGTTTCTCGCCGTCGTCGAACGCCAACGACAGCAATTCCTCGACGGGTTCGCCGAAGTCATGCAGTCATTTCACACGACCGGTGACATCAACATCGACGAACTTGCCATTCGGTGGCGCGACCTCAGCAGCGGAACGGACAGGGCCGCATTGGGTTACGAGCTATCGCTCTTGCTGCTTCGAAATCCCGAAGCGCGCGAAGGCGTTGCGGCCCAACGGCTTGAAACGATTCGGGCACTGGGCGACTTCATTGATGAGAACGTCGCTCGAATCGGAGGCACGCTCAGCATCCCGGCGGAGACCTTGGCTCGCGTGGTGATCGCCGCCAGCGACGGAATCACGATCAGTAGTCACCTCGATGGCGAGGATCTGTACCGGCCGTATCTACAGCTGGTGATGTCGAGCATCCTCACCACCACGGTCAGTACGCCGCACTAA
- a CDS encoding HNH endonuclease family protein yields the protein MLEPLRGPGHSAAMVAIAAVIVIGAVVWLRVPVESERPAPATPAQASADVRYDQTRADVGRLEVTSRRAASDFARSRFGEAWSDDVDVEFGHNGCNTRDDILRRDLIDLTMRPGTCFAQSGTLLDPYRNEAIAFQRGPDTSGAVQIDHVVSLSDAWYKGAADWDDRRRRDFANDPRNLLAVGGDANFDKAFRDAASWLPPNAAFRCEFVARQVAVKMAYRLGVSAKEKRAMERVLAGC from the coding sequence GTGCTAGAACCGCTACGTGGGCCGGGTCATTCCGCGGCGATGGTCGCGATCGCCGCCGTCATCGTCATCGGTGCCGTCGTGTGGCTTCGGGTTCCCGTGGAGTCCGAGCGGCCGGCGCCGGCCACCCCGGCACAGGCCTCCGCCGACGTCCGATACGACCAGACGAGAGCCGACGTCGGACGGCTCGAGGTCACGAGCCGGCGGGCGGCGTCGGACTTCGCGCGGTCCCGATTCGGCGAGGCCTGGAGCGACGACGTCGACGTCGAGTTCGGCCACAACGGCTGCAACACCCGCGACGACATCCTGCGTCGGGACCTCATCGACCTGACCATGCGGCCGGGCACGTGCTTCGCCCAGAGCGGGACGCTGCTCGACCCCTACCGCAACGAGGCGATCGCGTTTCAGCGCGGCCCGGACACCTCCGGTGCGGTCCAGATCGACCACGTCGTCTCGCTGTCGGACGCCTGGTACAAGGGCGCCGCCGATTGGGACGACCGGCGTCGGCGCGACTTCGCCAACGATCCGCGCAACCTGCTGGCCGTCGGGGGAGATGCCAACTTCGACAAGGCGTTTCGTGATGCCGCGAGCTGGCTGCCGCCCAACGCGGCGTTCCGGTGCGAGTTCGTGGCGCGGCAGGTGGCGGTGAAGATGGCCTACCGGCTGGGGGTGTCGGCCAAGGAGAAGCGGGCCATGGAGCGGGTGCTCGCCGGCTGCTAG
- a CDS encoding UTP--glucose-1-phosphate uridylyltransferase yields the protein MTTRALVPIPRTAIVPAAGLGTRFLPATKTVPKELLPVVDTPGIELVAAEAAEAGAERLIIVTSAGKDGVVAHFVEDLVLEGTLEARGKQVMLEKVRRAPALIKVESVVQAEPLGLGHAVSCVEPSLDDDEDAVAVLLPDDLVLPTGVLETMSKVRAKRGGSVLCAIEVPADEISAYGVFDVEVVPDAVNPNVLRVKGMVEKPKAEDAPSLYAAAGRYVLDRAIFDALRRVQKGVGGEIQLTDAIALLIEEGHPVHVVVHRGRRHDLGNPGGYLKACVDFALERDDYGPELRRWLVERLGLGAN from the coding sequence ATGACCACACGGGCTCTGGTGCCGATCCCGCGCACCGCGATCGTTCCGGCAGCAGGTTTGGGAACGCGCTTCCTACCTGCGACGAAGACGGTGCCGAAGGAGTTGCTGCCCGTCGTCGACACCCCGGGTATCGAACTCGTCGCGGCCGAGGCCGCCGAGGCGGGTGCCGAACGGCTCATCATCGTCACCTCGGCCGGCAAGGACGGCGTCGTCGCGCACTTCGTCGAGGACCTGGTCCTCGAGGGCACGCTCGAAGCCCGCGGCAAACAGGTGATGCTGGAGAAGGTGCGTCGCGCACCGGCGCTGATCAAGGTCGAGTCCGTGGTCCAGGCCGAACCGTTGGGCCTTGGGCACGCGGTGAGTTGCGTCGAGCCGAGCCTCGACGATGACGAGGACGCGGTGGCGGTGCTGCTGCCCGATGATCTGGTGCTGCCGACCGGTGTCCTCGAGACGATGTCGAAGGTGCGCGCCAAGCGCGGGGGATCGGTGCTGTGCGCGATCGAGGTGCCCGCCGACGAGATCAGTGCCTACGGCGTGTTCGACGTCGAGGTGGTACCCGACGCCGTGAACCCGAATGTGTTGCGCGTCAAGGGCATGGTGGAGAAGCCGAAGGCCGAGGACGCGCCGTCGCTGTATGCCGCGGCAGGACGATACGTCTTGGACCGCGCGATCTTCGACGCGCTGCGCAGGGTGCAGAAGGGTGTTGGCGGTGAGATTCAGCTGACCGATGCGATTGCCCTGCTCATCGAGGAGGGCCACCCGGTACACGTCGTCGTGCACCGCGGACGCCGACACGACCTGGGAAATCCCGGCGGATACCTCAAGGCTTGTGTTGACTTTGCGTTGGAGCGTGACGACTACGGACCCGAACTGCGGCGCTGGTTGGTCGAGCGGTTGGGTCTTGGCGCCAACTGA
- a CDS encoding SAF domain-containing protein — protein MGESLNPTLTSRVVHGLRPDWTRTLMARRVAAAALVLLAAAAALRPDPRDGRADVVVAARDLAPGVELAVDDLRLESHSATSIPDGSQTDPTDLIGATLTGPARRGEVLTDVRVLGSRLADAAAGPDSRIVPIHPADAALLDLVRAGDVVDVLALSAPSGASLGSDPAEARPRVVASNAVVVLVSAKTQDVRRDGVVLIALPVSAANEVAGASLSQAMTLTFH, from the coding sequence ATGGGGGAATCGCTCAATCCGACGCTGACGTCTCGCGTCGTCCACGGGCTCCGGCCGGACTGGACGCGGACGCTGATGGCTCGGCGCGTGGCGGCGGCAGCCCTGGTCCTGCTGGCCGCCGCGGCGGCACTGCGCCCGGATCCCAGGGACGGCCGAGCCGACGTCGTCGTGGCGGCGCGCGACCTGGCTCCGGGCGTCGAACTGGCCGTCGATGACCTCCGGCTCGAATCGCATTCGGCGACAAGCATTCCGGATGGCTCGCAGACCGACCCCACCGATCTGATCGGTGCGACGCTCACCGGTCCCGCGCGGCGAGGCGAGGTGCTCACCGACGTCAGGGTGCTCGGTTCGCGACTCGCCGACGCGGCCGCCGGGCCGGACTCGCGCATCGTGCCCATCCATCCGGCCGACGCCGCGCTCCTCGACCTGGTGCGCGCGGGCGACGTCGTCGACGTGCTGGCCCTCTCGGCGCCGTCCGGGGCCTCGCTGGGCAGCGACCCCGCCGAGGCGCGGCCACGAGTGGTCGCCAGCAATGCCGTGGTGGTCCTGGTATCCGCCAAGACGCAGGACGTGCGCCGCGACGGCGTCGTATTGATCGCGCTACCCGTCTCGGCGGCGAATGAGGTAGCCGGCGCCTCGTTGTCACAGGCGATGACGCTGACGTTTCACTGA
- the sepX gene encoding divisome protein SepX/GlpR — translation MPSIPQSLLWISLVVLWLFVLVPMLISKRDTVRRTSDVALATRVVNTGSGARLLRRRKPAAGHHSDPDWRPTHEEIDEYDDDDPVTDPRKAVVVMAAAKVEAESEYLDVDVVDEDSGALPLGATARTAFDQEPVLPLVFDDNTATFTVDDLQEVDEVTGTDEEFEDEDEFDADAEAEFATDDEAMTDEFATAAADDYDYDYEYVDDSSGLEASPDPDLHVAGTKSQERRRAYESKTAAAVSARKFRFRKRMLMAMSALLLSSAIAAYVVSPTFWWVCGTVGVVTVLYLGYLRRQTRIEEQVRRRRAQRMMRSHLGVENTRDPEFDVVPARLRRPGSVVLEIDDEDPIFEHLDYAPFAREYDLPRAAGQ, via the coding sequence ATGCCAAGCATTCCCCAATCCCTTCTGTGGATCTCGTTAGTCGTCCTGTGGTTGTTCGTCCTGGTTCCGATGTTGATCAGCAAGCGAGACACTGTTCGCCGGACCAGTGACGTGGCGCTCGCGACGCGCGTGGTGAACACCGGCAGTGGCGCGCGCCTGCTGCGCCGCCGCAAGCCGGCCGCCGGCCACCACAGCGACCCCGACTGGCGTCCGACGCACGAGGAGATCGACGAGTACGACGACGACGATCCCGTCACCGACCCGCGAAAGGCCGTCGTGGTGATGGCCGCCGCCAAGGTCGAGGCCGAATCCGAGTACCTCGACGTCGACGTCGTCGACGAGGACTCCGGCGCCCTGCCCCTTGGCGCGACGGCGCGAACGGCGTTCGACCAGGAGCCCGTGCTACCGCTGGTCTTCGACGACAACACCGCGACGTTCACGGTCGACGACCTCCAGGAAGTCGACGAGGTCACAGGCACCGACGAGGAGTTCGAGGACGAGGACGAGTTCGACGCCGACGCGGAAGCCGAGTTCGCGACTGACGACGAAGCGATGACCGACGAATTCGCCACCGCCGCCGCGGACGACTACGACTACGACTACGAGTACGTCGACGACTCGTCGGGACTCGAGGCGTCGCCGGACCCCGACCTGCACGTCGCAGGCACCAAGTCGCAGGAACGTCGCCGCGCCTACGAGTCGAAGACGGCCGCCGCGGTGAGCGCGCGAAAGTTCCGGTTCCGCAAGCGAATGCTGATGGCCATGTCAGCGCTACTGCTGAGCAGTGCCATCGCGGCGTACGTGGTGTCCCCGACCTTCTGGTGGGTCTGCGGCACGGTGGGCGTGGTGACCGTGCTGTACCTGGGCTACCTGCGGCGGCAGACGCGCATCGAGGAGCAGGTGCGCCGCAGGCGGGCTCAGCGCATGATGCGCTCGCACCTCGGCGTCGAGAACACTCGCGACCCGGAGTTCGACGTCGTTCCGGCCCGGTTGCGGCGCCCCGGATCAGTGGTGTTGGAGATCGACGACGAGGATCCGATCTTCGAGCATTTGGACTATGCCCCGTTCGCACGTGAGTACGACCTGCCGCGCGCCGCTGGTCAGTAG
- the glp gene encoding molybdotransferase-like divisome protein Glp produces the protein MRSVEEQQARVAAAAVAPRPVRVAIAEAQGLMCAEEVVTERPLPGFDQAAIDGYAVRSVDVLGVDGGEDGDEGGAAEVSLPVMSVIEAGAKTPSRLQPRQAARVQTGAPMPTLADAVLPLRWTDGGDSRVRVLRGVRSGAYVRRTGDDVQPGDVAVRSGTIIGAAQVGLLAAVGRERVLVHPRPRLSVMSVGGELVDVSRTPGNGQVYDVNSYALAAAGRDAGAEVNRVGIVDTESKTLRDVVEGQINRAEVLVIAGAVGGTAAESVRAVLSELGDMEVARIAMHPGSVQGFGQLGRDGVPVFLLPANPVSALVVFEVMVRPLIRMSLGKRQPLRRVVQARTLSPISSVAGRKGYLRGQLMRDQDTGEYLVQALGGAPGASSHLLATLAEANCLVVIPSDAEQVRTGEIVDVAFLAQRG, from the coding sequence GTGCGTTCGGTGGAGGAGCAGCAAGCCAGGGTGGCCGCCGCCGCGGTGGCCCCTAGACCCGTGCGGGTGGCCATTGCCGAGGCGCAGGGACTGATGTGCGCCGAGGAGGTCGTCACCGAACGTCCGTTGCCCGGCTTCGACCAGGCGGCGATCGATGGTTACGCGGTGCGCAGCGTCGACGTCCTCGGCGTCGACGGCGGTGAAGACGGTGACGAGGGCGGCGCGGCCGAGGTGAGCCTGCCCGTGATGAGTGTCATCGAAGCGGGCGCCAAGACGCCGAGCCGATTGCAGCCCCGGCAGGCGGCGCGCGTGCAGACGGGTGCGCCCATGCCGACGCTGGCCGACGCGGTACTGCCGCTGCGCTGGACTGATGGCGGCGACTCCAGGGTGCGGGTGCTGCGCGGGGTGCGGTCGGGCGCCTACGTCCGTCGTACCGGTGACGACGTCCAGCCGGGTGACGTGGCGGTGCGGTCCGGAACGATCATCGGTGCGGCGCAGGTGGGGCTGCTCGCCGCGGTCGGACGCGAGCGGGTGCTGGTGCATCCACGGCCGCGGCTGTCGGTGATGAGCGTCGGCGGCGAGCTGGTCGACGTCTCGCGCACGCCGGGCAACGGACAGGTATACGACGTCAACTCCTATGCGCTGGCAGCGGCGGGGCGCGATGCCGGGGCCGAGGTCAACCGCGTCGGCATCGTGGACACCGAATCCAAGACGTTGCGCGACGTCGTCGAGGGGCAGATCAACCGCGCCGAGGTGCTGGTGATCGCCGGCGCGGTGGGGGGCACCGCCGCCGAGAGCGTGCGCGCGGTGCTGTCCGAGCTCGGGGACATGGAGGTGGCGCGGATCGCGATGCATCCCGGGTCCGTGCAGGGCTTCGGGCAGCTGGGGCGCGACGGGGTTCCGGTGTTCCTCTTGCCCGCGAACCCGGTCAGCGCGCTGGTGGTGTTCGAGGTGATGGTGCGTCCGCTGATCCGGATGTCGCTGGGCAAGCGGCAGCCGTTGCGGCGCGTCGTCCAGGCCCGCACGCTGTCGCCGATCTCGTCGGTGGCCGGGCGCAAGGGCTATCTTCGCGGTCAGTTGATGCGCGATCAGGACACCGGTGAATATCTGGTGCAGGCACTCGGCGGGGCGCCCGGTGCGTCGTCGCACCTGTTGGCGACGCTGGCCGAGGCGAACTGCCTGGTGGTGATCCCCAGCGATGCGGAGCAGGTCCGTACCGGCGAGATCGTGGACGTGGCCTTCCTCGCCCAGCGCGGCTGA
- a CDS encoding MspA family porin, with the protein MKAISRVLVALVAALAALLTSTGTSHAGLDNELSLVDGQDRTLTVQQWDTFLNGVFPLDRNRLTREWFHSGRAKFIVAGPGADEFEGTLELGYQIGFPWSLGVGINFSYTTPNILLDDATPANPLQVITPNLFPGVSISADLGNGPGIQEVATFSVDVSGPSGGVAVSNAHGTVTGAAGGVLLRPFARLIASTGDSVTTYGEPWNMN; encoded by the coding sequence ATGAAGGCAATCAGTCGGGTGCTGGTCGCTCTGGTAGCTGCGCTAGCGGCGCTTCTTACCAGCACGGGCACCTCTCACGCAGGTTTGGACAACGAGCTGAGCCTGGTCGATGGCCAGGACCGGACCCTGACGGTCCAACAGTGGGACACCTTCCTCAACGGTGTGTTCCCGCTCGACCGCAACCGCCTCACCCGCGAGTGGTTCCACTCGGGCCGGGCCAAGTTCATCGTCGCCGGCCCCGGCGCCGATGAGTTCGAGGGCACGCTGGAACTGGGCTACCAGATCGGCTTCCCCTGGTCGCTGGGCGTTGGCATCAACTTCAGCTACACCACACCGAACATCCTGCTCGACGACGCGACGCCGGCGAACCCGCTGCAGGTCATCACCCCGAACCTGTTCCCGGGTGTGTCCATCAGCGCTGACCTCGGCAACGGCCCCGGTATCCAGGAAGTGGCGACCTTCTCGGTCGACGTCTCCGGTCCCTCGGGTGGGGTCGCGGTCTCGAACGCTCACGGAACGGTCACCGGCGCTGCCGGCGGCGTGCTCCTGCGTCCGTTCGCACGGCTCATCGCGTCGACGGGTGACAGCGTCACCACGTACGGCGAACCGTGGAACATGAACTAA